The following proteins are encoded in a genomic region of Nicotiana sylvestris chromosome 4, ASM39365v2, whole genome shotgun sequence:
- the LOC138890447 gene encoding uncharacterized protein yields MGGDSDHFPVVMGLHQGSALSPFLFALAIDVLTRHIQGEVSWCMLFDDDIVLIDETRSRVNARLEVWRQTLESKGFKLSRTKTEYLECKFSDETHEADVDVKLDTQVIPMRGSFKYLGSIIQGNGEIDDEVSHHIGTGWMKWRLASGILCDKKVPPRLKGKFYRVVVRPTMLYGAECWPVKNSHVRRMKVAEMRMLRWMSGHTRRDKIRNEVIRDKEGVAPVEDKMKELRLRWFGQCRGGVRMPLLGGMRGWLWLV; encoded by the coding sequence ATGGGAGGAGACTCAGATCACTTCCCGGTAGTGATGGGGTTGCACCAGGGATCAGCTCtcagcccgttcttatttgctCTAGCGATAGATGTGCTAACGCGAcacattcaaggggaggtgtcatggtgcatgttatttgACGATGACATAGTGCTGATTGATGAGACGAGGAGCAGGGTCAATGCGAGACTAGAGGTCTGGAGGCAGACCctagagtctaagggtttcaagttgagcaggaccaaaaCAGAATATTTGGAGTGTAAGTTTAGTGATGAGACTCATGAAGCGGATGTGGATGTGAAGCTTGATACCCAAGTCATCCCGatgaggggtagtttcaagtatcttgggtcTATAATCCAGGGTAacggggagattgatgatgaggTCTCCCACCATATCGGTacggggtggatgaaatggaggctcgcATCTGGTATTTTGTGTGATAAGAAGGTGCCACCAAGACTCAAGGGTAAGTTTTACAGAGTGGTGGTTAGACctactatgttgtatggggctgagtgttggccagtcaagaactcccatGTTCGAaggatgaaagtagcagaaatgaggatgctgAGATGGATGAGTGGGCATACCAggagagataagattaggaaCGAAGTTATTCGGGACAAAGAGGGAGTGGCTCCCGTAGAGGACAAGATGAAGGAGTTGAGGTTGAG
- the LOC138890446 gene encoding uncharacterized protein: MKVADMRMLRWMCGYTRLDRIRNEVIRDKVVVTPIEDKMREEPLRWFGHMRRRSTDALVRRCERLTLEGLRRGRGRLKKRWGEVIRQDMEQLQLTEDMTLDRKSNKQRIPKLTEQ, translated from the exons atgaaggtagcagatatgaggatgttgagatggatgtgcgggtacaccaggttagataggattagaaatgaggttattcgcgATAAGGTGGTTGTGAcccctattgaggacaagatgcgggaagagccgcttaggtggtttggtcatatgaggaggaggagcacagacgcCCTGGTGAGAAGGTGTGAGAGGTTAACATTGGAGGGCCTAcgaagaggtagaggtaggctaaagaagaggtggggagaggtgattaggcaagacatggagcagcttcagctgaccgaggacatgacccttgataggaag AGTAATAAACAGAGAATCCCAAAGCTCACAgagcaataa